The Cervus canadensis isolate Bull #8, Minnesota chromosome 21, ASM1932006v1, whole genome shotgun sequence genomic interval CTCAGTGATGTTTCTCTCATATTCACTTGTCTGAATAGTCTCATCTATACTTGACACTGCAACTTCAAAAAGCAAAATCACTGAAGCCCCCAACATCATCATGAGAACTACACTTTTAACTCTTCACTTTAGGTGAGAAAAAATTAGGCTGGAGAAATTAGCTATCTTGagcaaataaaatatactgaGGCTAGTAGCAAGCCAGTTACTAAAATGGTTGCTTACTGTCCAGGCAACATGGATAATAATTCTTAAACTATATAAAGCTGGATTATACATAGTTGCATaccaatttattaatattttccagaGCAAAAAAATTCTGCAGACTGCCagagcagtgagaagcccatcaGCTGAGGAGATCTTTTGTCTCCTGACCCAGTCATTGCAGTTCACCAGTGCTATTCGCCATTCGCGAAATTTCCCAGAACAAATTCTGTCACTGATAGAATGGAAAGAATGCTCAATACTAAAGTTATCATGTCTAAAAAAATCCAAGTCTAATGTCACTGTTGTGATTCCTTCAATATTCTGACCTTAAATTCTTTATGAAGTTGATTTCTGGATGTGCAGTGAAGTTCTTATTTCTTTCAAACTCTGTGATGAATGTCAAGCAGAAAAGCACCAGGAAATAATATTGGAAGAGTTCAATGACATCTTGATGAAAAACACTGCTATTCCCTAGCAGCTCAAATTAGCTCTCTTCATATACTTTGTGCCCTCCCATGGGATGGATCACTTCATAAGTGACTTTGAAGTAAAATACGAATTCTCATCATTTGCCAGATGCAAATAAGGACTCATTGTTTTACAAAATTTCCCGTCTACCTCTTCATAATTTGTGTTCATCAACTTTTGTTGTTAGTGAGGAAAACTTTGAAACCCAATGCAGAGGAAGCACAGTGAAAGCTTAAATGATTTGATCAAGCTTGATCATAACTATGCTCTATGTTATTAGGATAATCACTAGGATCTTGAGGTGATTTGTAATGCAAAACAGACACCTAACATAGTGttggaaactttctttttttagacAGAATCAGGACTTTTTGTAAATTTTACATGTGGAATAAAGGGTAGACATTGGAGAGCTGAATAAGTGGGCAATATTGGACAATTGCTTCTATTTTTAGTCATCCAGGAACTGAGTTCTATTCCTGAAACCATGCACTATGAGATCTAGCTCTCATTTTAAGAAACTAAATTGAAATACTTTCTGAGCCTGCCTTGAAATTACAAAAGCTGCCACTTTAACCACAGAATAAGAGGTTGGGAAAAGTAGCTATCTTCAGGAAGACAAGATGCTGAGACATATGTCAAACAAGACACTCAAGTGGAGGATCATTACACAAAACTGAATATTATTTTTCCCAGTTTGACCAGTGTTATGTAGCTCTGCATAAAGCATCAAAGTAGATATTAATCAATCAGTACTAAGATTAGGAAATATATCCTAGTTATGGGTAAGCTGGTGAGAATGAGATTAATGAAGTTGATTTCCCAGTGTCTTCCCAGTTGGTTCAGTTCTTTATTCCAGTCAATGCATTTCCCCTAGTGCCAACTATGAatttcatagattaaaaaaaatagagtccTTATCTTGTGTGCTTCACATTTCTTCTGAGTGAAAAAAAACTCCCATCCCAAATACCACTATTGATGATTAATGGGTTGAAAACTATTCGTTTTGaagtacttttttgtttttattgtggtTTCCTTTCCATTTCAATAAATGCCATTTTCTATTATCACACTAGTCCTTACCTAACATTGTGAAAAACATTTCAATTCCTTTAAAATGACTTACTATGTGATTTTTCTGCCAACAAGAGTgactatttcttcttttattgtaATATCTGATATGCTCTTTtattataatatgtataaaaGAATAGAATTCGGTTTGCTTAAATGGTGATCAAGAAAGATTCTCTACCAAAGTTTCACCTCTGAGTtccctaaaataattttaagaagcaTGAAAACCTCTAAGAGCcatttttcagaattaaaattgtgattttaagaatgaaattttatcaTCATCTTTAAAATCAGCAGCCTCAATTGACTATAgaaccaaagaagaaaacagataaagaGTAACAATAATTCAACTTGGTCTAGATGAAGGAAGGTAGGTAActgaaaataattcataaattaaaaataaatttgtacaaATGAATGGCAGTAATTGAAGTTTAAAGGAAACATACTATTTTTACCAGAATAATCTTCATTTTGATGattataataatagtaatcaGTATTTGCTAGATATATCCCTATATATTACAAGATATTCTTGTCTTTGACATCATATTTGCTTCTCAAAAACCTCATTTACTGGAGATAATATGAGTAACTTTTCTTGGATAACAGCTTATCTGTTATTATGGGGAAAGTCAAGGAACAAAACTTGATCTCAAAACACCATTCAAATGAGCAAACTATAGTACATCAATGACAGTGACACCATCCAATATGCATACTTCACTTGCTCAATTgtttcggtcatgtccaactctttgcaaccctatacaCAATACAAAAATTCTCTAAGGTACCAAATTTCtattatatattacatgtattaatatttcattacATAGTTTTAATCATAATACAAAAATTGTAAGAAATGATTTTCTTAACTGAGTGTGGTAATGCTACAGCATTAAAAACAAGTCATGATTATTTTTTCTGCTTCACCCCTATCGTggaactgttagtcactcagtcatatctgactctttgcgactccatggactggggcccgccaggctcctctgtccatggaattctccagccaagaatactggagtgggttgccatttcctcctccagatgattttccagacccaggaatcaaacatgggtctctctgcattgcagacagattctttaccatctgagctaccagggaagctcaccccTATCATaggacttcatttttttctaaggtTTTAGCCTACTTATAAAAATCTAATATTCTTCAGTGAAATttattacacacatatataatatacacaaaaTCCGTTTATTACATTTGAATTTAAGGTGGTTCTTTCTTAACCACATTTCTAATTACTCTCTATTGACTATGAAATAAAAATCCATGATGAAATAATATCTATCCCAAATATACATCAgttcaattcacttcagtcactcagtcgtgtctgattctttgcgaccgcaaggactgcagcacaccaggcttcactgtccatcaccaactcccagagcttactcaaacttatgtccttcaagtcagtgatgccatccaaccatcttatcctctgttatccccttctcctcctgccttcaatttttcccagcatcagggtcttttcaaatgaatcagctcttcccttcaggtggccaaagtattagagtttcagcttcagcatcagtccttccaatgaatattcaggactgattttctttaggatggattggttggatatccttgaagtccaagggaatctcaagagtcttctccaataccacagtttaaaagcattaattcttcggtgctcagctttctttacagtccaaatctcacatccatacatcctCAGTGTGTTTAAAATTCAGAGTCATTACCATACAAACAGTGGATGTATGTGAAAAACACAATGCTTCATCATCCTGATAAATTGcacaatattttgtaaaaatatattgtttaccTGAAAAATCTTAGTTAATGGTAAAGTAATCACCATTTtcttaaacacatacacatatacactttTTGTGACAAGCTTAGGTGAAAAACTTTTCTAGGTAAACCTGTGGGCATTACTCAATGACATAAGAATTAAGAATTAAGAAAGGAGTAGAAAGTATAAAACGTTACAGAttccatccattcatttttttctagaagacACATGATGCCCACCTATCTCCCATCTTTCAGCCAGCACCCCAGTTGCCACAGAAACAACAGAAAGGCCTGTGTTAACTTTCTGTTTCCCCAAATCAGGATAAATGAGTGGACTGAAGGATAGAAGACTTCAACTGttgggaaaagcaagagaaacGGTTCCTCATGCAACTTTTTCGGACTCCAGATTGATATAATTAGAACCAGGAAGTAAAAGGCAAATAGCAAGAGAAAGGAGATGACCGCTTGCATGGCTTTTATATGGACCTTGGTACTGGGATCTTgggattctttgccattgagctGCATCTTCCTGAGATGTTTCCACAGGGAAAAGATTAGTAGCAGAAAAGATGTCAAGGACATAGTAAAGGGTATGAGGTTTCCTAGAATGAACAGGGTCACATGTGAAAGCCATAAAATATCCCTCAGTTTGGTCTTCTGTGTGAAGTTTCCTTCATATTCACTTCTCTGCATAGTCCCACTTACGCTTATAACTACAACTTGTAAAACCAAAATGAATGAAGCTCCCAGAAGCATCATGAGAACTACACTTTTAACTCTCAACTTCAGGTGAAGAAAAGTTCGGCTAGAGAAATTAGCTatcttcaacaaataaaatatactgaGGCTAGTAGCAAGCCAGGTGCTATAATGATTGGTTATTGTCCAGGCAACATGAACAATAGTTCTTACTTTTAAACTATATAAAGCTGGATTAAGCAAAATTAAATACCAATGTATTACCATTACATAGAGCAAAACAATTCTAGATACTGCCACAGCAGTGACAATCCCATCAGTTGAGGAGATCTTCTGTCTTTTGACCCAGTCAATGCAGTTCACCAGTGCTATGAAGCCATCGGCAAAATTTCCCAGAACAAATTGTATTATTCCTAAGATGGAAAAAATGGTCGATAGTAGAGTTATCatgtctggaaagaaaaaaaaaaaaagccaagtctAATATCACTGTACTGAATCCTTCAATATTCTGACCTTAAATTCTTTGTGCAGCTGATTTTGGGATGTGCAGTGGAGTTCTTGGTTCTTTTAACTTCTCTGACCAATGTCAAGCAGGAAAGTACCAGCATATGTAAATGAAAGAGCTCAGTGCTGTCTTGATGTAATAATTGCTATTACCTAACAGCTCATATTGACTCCTCCTCATGCATATTGTGTCCTTGCACTCACATTTGTGGGATGGGTTTTCTCTTACCTGATGTTGAAATGAAATAAGAATTCTCATTTGCCAGCATGCAAATAAGGACATATTGTGTTGCAAGTTTTCCCTATTTAACCTCCCCATAATTTGTGTTCAACAGATTTAGTTGTTGGTGAGTAAAATTTTTAAACCCAATACACATGCCAGATTTACAAAGAAAGAATTCATGATTTTCTT includes:
- the LOC122423053 gene encoding LOW QUALITY PROTEIN: taste receptor type 2 member 19-like (The sequence of the model RefSeq protein was modified relative to this genomic sequence to represent the inferred CDS: inserted 1 base in 1 codon; substituted 1 base at 1 genomic stop codon) gives rise to the protein MITLVLSILSILSVTEFVLGNFANGXIALVNCNDWVRRQKISSADGLLTALAVCRIFLLWKILINWYATMYNPALYSLRIIIHVAWTVSNHFSNWLATSLSIFYLLKIANFSSLIFSHLKXRVKSVVLMMMLGASVILLFEVAVSSIDETIQTSEYERNITEKTKLRDILHLSNMTLLTLTNFIPFTVSLTSFLLLIFSLWKHLRKMKLNLKGSQDPSTKVHIKAMQTVISFLFLFAIYTLTVILTIWNSNELQKELVQMLFQAFAITYPSMHSFFLIWTNRKLKQTFLSFLWQPRCLLKIKGTR
- the LOC122423048 gene encoding taste receptor type 2 member 31-like, yielding MITLLSTIFSILGIIQFVLGNFADGFIALVNCIDWVKRQKISSTDGIVTAVAVSRIVLLYVMVIHWYLILLNPALYSLKVRTIVHVAWTITNHYSTWLATSLSIFYLLKIANFSSRTFLHLKLRVKSVVLMMLLGASFILVLQVVVISVSGTMQRSEYEGNFTQKTKLRDILWLSHVTLFILGNLIPFTMSLTSFLLLIFSLWKHLRKMQLNGKESQDPSTKVHIKAMQAVISFLLLFAFYFLVLIISIWSPKKLHEEPFLLLFPTVEVFYPSVHSFILIWGNRKLTQAFLLFLWQLGCWLKDGR